The genomic region GAAGTTCTAAAAAGGACAATGCAGCCTGGAAAGCACAAACAGGAAAGACAAATATCATGATACAATGAGTAATCCTACCTGTGCTACAGCCATCTGCTTGTACAGGCtcatttacaaattaaaattccAAAAGATGGTGTAGACCTCCCTCTGAGTCCAGTAGCTGAGTTGTTGTGGATTAAAACAGCAAACACCAAAGAACTGAACTACGTCCAAAATGTCCCAATTCTAACATAAATTCAGCGCCTCAACGCTAGAATATCCACCCAGACAAAACGTCCAAGAAATGCTGCTGCCCAAACCCTCCACTCCACCAATCCCAGTACATGTCAATGGGACACAGCCACAAAGATTGCACAAATGGTTGATGCATCATCTGGTAGTCAATGTGCCTTTTAGAGAAAATAGCCAACAGCAGCCACAAAATGCTGGATAGAGGATGAATTAATAAAGGCAACACCAGCTCCTTTACGGGACACAACACTGTTAAGAGGTAAGCAGCTGTCTACTAATGCCTTGCTTGTACTGTACCATGAGTGGATGTGTTGAGCAGGGGCTGACCAATAGAGGgggatggaaaaaagaaaagaaaaaaactaattgcTCAatgtcatcatcattatcttttttttttaaacctttattgTACGAAATAATTTTCATAGCTTTCCCTTGAGGTATTTTGTGTTGCCTCTGAATATCCATCAGCCACTGAGTCAAGTCATGTGTATATTGACCCTTTCCGACGACATCTGTCTGGTTGAAAATCCCCCGGATCACTCGGATCAACTTTCATGCTTCGGTCTTTTTTCAAACGACAGGCACTGCAATTCAACCACTATTAAGGGAAAGTCGTCAGTGGTCACTTCTCCAGGTAAACAGGAAATTCCCATTCTGAGAAACCACTTACAAACTTGAGATGATAtagagcagaggtcttcaacagggggtccgcgacccctagggggtccacggaggtactgcaggggggtcgcgaaatctttgattgattagacaatttctttaattttttataattttttttccacatcctaaatgtctttaaatacatatttacattcatccaacatattgtgaggctgatatgaccctctgccttacggctccatccgtccaagattagataagttgtgtgctgcctatcagggtccgacatctcactaatgtgggcgtatgtgtgccatccacagatggcttgaggattcactgtctcttctacatgcatgtttaaaataaaacatgaatctgtgaattactttaatagctcagagttgtatgcaagatgtatgtttataaatggcagtggcatggcccccctgtaccttgcacatgtttaaattaaaaacatgaataaattaacccttgtaatatttgataagcttagtattgattgcacaataacagggtagctatgtttatacaaggcactaggcccagtttaatataaaacacaattttataggggagagcggggaaatgtgggacatcaggtaatgtgagaaaccccctgtatctaggcaacggaacacatttgtggtcattttaccaatatgttttcaagcccctcccattccccccttgccacgaaggagaagttggtgctggtgctgtggagagtatgttttttcaccccaaaaaatgttttgcatgtaaaagtaaattttcttgctttgaacttaatcaactgttgtgtcaaaacaaattgaatcaggtagaaaaacttatatcatacatgttggtgaacatctaacatataaaaccatgtgattgatgctagctgaagattagcctgaattgctaaaagatgttgtttttcaaaaattgtggcttcggggtaaagtgggacaaatgctgtggggtaaagtgggacactgtctcactttaccccaccatgaagcacaagttaagtttagtcttaaacatattctagtgttatattacattatatatgttttatttttaatgtcataaacattgtagaaaagccatcatgccaagaaactatacaccaggaagacaaccggGGGCCAAACACCtatcgcagagatggagagtgcagccgctgaggtcatgcaaggaaagaagtccttaaaaaaagctggaagggaagaaatattgataagacaaccctcaaaagattcataaagaaaaaagagaaagggaaagtaaaatcagtagcctggggtgcagtagctgaggtaaagagaatattaacagatgagatggaggaggagctggccaaacacttgatacaactagctgaccagttccatggccttgctccagttaagtgccgtgaactggcatttgaatacgcagagaaaaacaatatccctgtccctgccaattggacagagaaacaatgtgcaggtaagctagggtgtgcaagagatcatatgaatcataataatcataaatgtgcttaattgaccaatccccatgattctgttactagtccaatattagtggttgtcaatctagctgtcgggattttaactattacagcatgtgttgttatggtagttttaaagtggaaaaagtaagtggaccactttaccccgtagctggggtaaagtgggacacaataccactttttttaaaacaatcatattttcactgccctttgtcctgaagacattctgatcatttccatatcagaaaacatcctgaattaatgggaaatgtgtaaattttactgatatatcagttaaGCTCgtctagaggggagcaaatgtaaaaaatttcccacattacgccgctctcccctactgtataaatatatatatagtatggggtccctgctccatctcttgcccagtttgggggtccttggcctgaaaaacgttgaagaccacTGATATAGAGTTTAATCTTTATAGTTGCACTACAAAATCCTACTGGTAACTTCAATATACATCTTGAGGCACCCTCAATAACAACCTCTACACGTGTTGGCTGGATAATATCTGATAAAATCACCACTATAGGTTCGATATATGATACAGAAACTATAGACCTATGTTGCAGGAGCAAACTCATGCCTCTGATTCCCCCTCCTTAGACCCTCTTAGGATCATGTTCTGGTGCACACATTTTCCTCAGCACTGGAATGTCTACGACACATATTCAGATGGAAAACAACAATGGTGCAGTAGAAATTCAACTTGCAGTTGTGTTCACATCGGATTATTAATTACCGCgatggtgtttttctttcagtgcCAAAGTGTGTTTCGCTCCTGTGAGAGGCATGAACGTGGGTTGTGTATCTGCCAGCTCGAGTGCACATTAATCACCAGGTCCACCTACAGGGCTGCTCTCCTTCCCCTCTTTTTCCCTCGATAAGACGGTAAACTCCCCGACATTCCCTTCAGTCACATCCTGTGGTCTGCAGTTATCACATAAACCTAGAAAAATAACAGTGCAATTTGTCATCCACACTGCTGCTACTCTGCAACATATCCAGTAAACATCGTACATGGAGCTATCAGTGTCTGGAATTGCCACTGCCCTTGCTCAAAGTGATAATGATGCTGTGAATGTTTTAATGAGGTAAATAACTTAGATGCAACAGGGAGGGTCTGTTTGAAGGTCAGTATGTACTATGCAGTGTCTTAGTGAGTGAGTGGggaagagtgtgtgtatgtgcgcgaAACCCAAATGCCAAAGTCAGTCAACAcacgaggggagagagagaaaggattgGACAGTTCTGCTTTATAGCCTTTCTGATCCCAACCTGTTTAGGTGTGCTGCATTTGTAACCAGGCCTCAGCTCCAAAGCAGTTTCCTTAAACAAGCGATACAGGACTAAGTCTCTTCTCCATGTGTGCAAATGAAGCTTTAAATCAGTGATACTGTTTGACATTCTTGCACAGAGTTGCAATCACAATACTATATCACAGGCAACCTTAAGCTGTATGAAACACGTTGTGTTTTAAGGTCATAAACGCACATACCAACAACTCTAATGCCTTTTAGAAATCCTTTTAATTAGAAACCTTAATACAACATGTTGCATTTCACACTGGCAGGTTGGCAGTTTAACTGTTACTGACCTTTAACATTGgtataatagttaaaatatacACCTTTCAAGATGGAAAATATTATTGAAGCAAAATTAACAATGACGTTTACATTTATGTTGCTTTGCAACTAAAGGATATACAATGTGTTTATCAGTGAGCTTTGGGGTTCTTGATTTGTTGATTAACTCGTAGAAACGTCttctcagataaaaaaaaacaaatggctTTTCCCATTCCTTTAAATGTCCTACTTCTCCAAGTTCCTGTCCTCTAGTTATTGTCTGTGACAGATTTATCAAAAAACAAAAGGCAAAGATCCATCCCAGAGGGCGTCCATCCAAAATCCACCCGAGCAGAGCCTGTACCGTGCAAAGCAGCAGAATGACTCCCATCACCCTTTATTTTCCAGAAAACACTATTGGAAGTTGGCAGCAGAGGCACACAGCTCAGAAAACACTGCGTTCTCTTTTCTGCACTATGTAATGGAAACTGATGTGAAGTCAGGCTCACTATAGAAACTCTGTGTTAGGGTTGAATCCAAGGCCTGAGCAGGTGCTTCCCCAACACCCATAGGAGACACATTTCCTCCTGAGTGCTGGTCTAAGATCAGCTCTCTTTACCCCACATCTGACCTCAACAACACAGAACTAGAGGGGCCAAAGTTTCCCTGGAATAGTTTTGCGAGGTTAAAGCCACCCCCACGCCCATGCACCCGGAGCAGGACGACTTCCACAGTGGCTGCCCTGTTCATgaggggaggcagggagggaaggaggcatGGGGATTACTGAGAATGAGAAGTTTGGAGAGTGGGCAAGAGACAGCTTGTGGCTAAAGCAAGGTCATAAACAGGATCATTTATTTCTCAATCATGCTTTTGGGACAGATTAAGTAGTTTCATTAGACCAATTTTGTCCAGTGAAACTGCAATATACCAAACCGTTTCCCTGTTGACCTCTGTACTGACATGTATGCCTCTAATttttcactgtgaaaaaaagaatgaaGGCTGCATCAATCGACATCAAAGTCACACATGAGAATAATACAGTGTTGCCATTAAAATTCCTTGGCCTCCTGTGAACATTCCTGCCAATCCAAAACTTCTGCTCCCATGCTGTAGGTAAAGGAAATCACAGACAGATTACATACAGCATACAGTGAGCAAGGTTCAAAGTAAAGCAACAAGCAGTTGAGTGCACATTGCCACAATAGGCCAATAGCATCGGTGTAGCCCCTCTGCTATGGTAaatagtctgtatttatatgttttaaagcacagttttgccattcacccattcacccttcactcacacactggcGGAACTGTATTGCTAAAAGACACACGGAATGGAGcagccggggatcaaaccacttctggttagtggacgacccactctacTTCCTGAGCCACAGTCACCCCATATCTGTTAAAGGTTCGCCATGTTTATAGTTTTTCTCTCCACGAAAAAATGTACACTCTGCCGCACTTTCATGTTGGTTGAGTTATGTGGTTCTCTGGGCTTTGATGTGAGGCAATAAAAGCTTGAAGAGAGCAGCCAAGGCTGCATACTGCAGTGTACGCTGAAGCAGGATACTGAGGTCAGTGGTGATACACTGTTTAACAGGGTGAACGTACCACTGATCAAAAAGCAGGGAAAACGCTGAGAGTGAAAAGTGTTTGCAGGTAGAAACAGGCAAGTAAGGTCTCCAAATGTGAAGCATGAAGTGTATGCATTGAAAGAAGCCCAGTTGCCATTTCAACGGGCCTCtgatattttgacatgtgacagaaactaaataaaagtgaatgttAATGTTATCAAAGTCCTTGGCTTTTCCTTTGATAAGTTAAAATAGCCGATGCTTAAGACCTTTCGCAAGAGCTAACGGAGTCAGAATTAATTCGCTGCTATTTCACTGCTCAGGCTTATGATTGAATCTTGTAACCATTTCAAGACTTTCTACTGTCTCATTTCCTAAAAAACACACCTTCAGTGTGGCACTGATACACTGTTGGTTGCTCATTAGGGATATATGAAAAGCTGCTTTGAATAGAATCTGTCAAATGAATGTTAGAGTCTATTTTTGTTTACAATGACTTATTCATTTACTGCTTGAGCATAAACGTTTTTGCTTGAGCACAAACTTTGTGTTTACTGTGATTTTCAGTCTCTGTCTGCCGTCTTACCATACAGCGCTAAGCGTCTTACCCTTAGTCATAACACTAGGGACCCATAGGTTACTGTGGATAGTGTCATGGATGAgaaataaggaaaaaaaaacaaaatttaaacatttctaatTGACGTTGAGAATATAACCTTATACTATCATTTTATTTCCAATGGCTAATTTTTGCCCTGGGATCAACTTGTGACTGAATTTTAGATCTGGAGGACAGGACCTCAGTCCTCTTATCCATTACAACAGGAACTGGACTTGGTTCAGGCCTCATTAAGCCAAACTTCGGTCACCCCAATCTCAGCATCATTAGCAGAGTTCAGGGCAGGGACACTGTTCATGTTGTTCTTTGAGTGTGAGACCGAAGAGAATGACCAGAATCCAAGTTAAAGAGGCCAAGGTTTATACAAGATAAAACCAACAAATGTGTTTAAGCTGATATGCACATCCAGACATTCCATTATATCACCTCATTGTGTATGAAACAGTGCTGGAAAACAGGCTTAAGTTAAGATAACACCAACAGTCATTGCACAAGTGCAGCAAAACAGTGTTTAGTTTAGatgtctttgttgttttttagtgtCACCCAGTTGCTCATACATCTATTTTGTCATCTCATGATGTGTATAGCTTTACAACCAATTCCTGTACACTTAAATACACCATGCTCTGGATTAATTGGTTGTGTTTTTCTATATCCATTCAGTGTTGTAATggaatatactgtgtgtgtcttttgcaACATGTATCCTGTCTGACTGAACCGAATGAGACCTTTTTCTTCGGCAGCagacacaaaggaaaacacgtGTTCATGAATTCTCTAACCTATAATTAAGTCAACTGTCAACATTGTCAGCGTTAAGTATAAAATGACAAATGAGAAGAAACACTGATACCAACAGTTAATTCAGTTTTAGCGACAGACAGAGGTGGAATTTGACATCGTGAAATGTAAATGATTATTACagaactgaaaaaaacataagAAATGATTATCGATCCTTCAATCAAGCTGTAAACATGCATAGTTATTTATTCAGCCTTTTTCCTGATGATGaacaaattattataaatatataatccaGACAAAAGAATGAAGTAAAGTCAGAAGTATGTGTGATGAGCCACGACTGGCAGAAATAATAAAGACACAAGAAGCTTTAGCTGCAGTGATAGAACAAAAGTCAAAGCACAGACACTGTCAGGAATCCTGTCTGAATTATATTAGTTGTTGTATTCTTACTCATTGTGAAACTCTTATTTGTGTTTAAACCAGTGTGGACATGGAACAGTCAAACAAATGCACTTATTTATAATGGGACCAGTTGCTCTTTATTATTGCTCtccatattaaaatgtattttattgccCTCAGGGTCCTGTAGAACTTAggttttccagtgatctaatttGTCAGTTGGGCTGTTGACAGGTTTTGATCTGCTATCGGGAAGTTAACCTCTGAACCCCAGAGCGTTCGGATGAGGGGTGGTGCAGTAGCAGAGGCTGGAAGTaattctgctgtggagagatcacttgtttgtgtttacagcacattgacaccggcATGGACCTTTAACATCAGAAGCTCTCTTGACACCTGCATCACTGTGTATGGCACCACTTTTCATCCTGACTTTTTACCACGGCACTGGCCAGAGAAAGTTCAAAGGTTCTAACTCGGAGATGTGAGTTCACAGAAGTTCTCTTGGGTTCATGTCTGAGAGAAgctatattctctctctctctctctctctctctctctctctctctctctctctctctctctctctctctctcacacacacacacacacacgcacacacacacacattacattgtACTTCAATCTTGgggaggacactcattggcatgaGACATTCTCTAGCCCCTGACTCTTTAACGCTATCCATCACATCTAAATGCCTAATACCCTATTCCTAATTCTGATCCTAAAAACAAGACCCTCAAACAGCCTTTGACAGTGTGTCAGAAAGTGGGAACCGGTCCAAATGTCCTCACGTCCCGAAAATAGCTTTATTcgtatttattttaatgattaTGTTCACTATGGTCCTTACAAAGGTGCCTGTGcaagtacacgcacacacacacacacacacacagacacacacacacaaacgcgtTCCAGAAATCTCGCGAGGTTTCCCACTGACGGCGAGTTGTTCTCCATCTGTCATGGCTGCTGCGCGGAGGCTGAAGACATGTGCGGTTTCTCCGGCGGGGAAACACTCTGCCTCGGTCATCTTCCTGCACGGCTCAGGTGCTTACAGTGTGTTGTTAGTGTGCCTCACAACATGGCGGAGCGAGGACCTGCTCCTCGTTGACTCCGCTGGGGAAACTGACCTGTTCTCTAATGCAGAGTTCAACGTGGTTAAAGCTAACGAAGCCTGGTCACTGTGAGCTTTGAAacctgcagtgtttgtgtttgttatggTGGACACTGTGCAGCTCTGCCAGATTCAGGGATAAGCTGAAACACTGCAGCTCATTGTGAAGAGATCTGAGTCAAATCTCACTTACACTGAAAAAGCATCAGATACTTTAAATGCACCTTAGTTATTTATTCACTGAGAAGGAAGTCCTGCAGGGAAATGTTCACATGACTAGACTTTTAAGGACACTAGAGTTCACTCCAGTGGAAGTGGTTACATGAATGTTTGCTGCATTCAGGATAATGATCAACAGACTGATATTGTTATTATGTTATTCCTCCCACTATtctgctgttatttatttttaatgtgttgttttaCACAGCATTTCCACTCTTGCTACAAGAGATGTAAACCTTAAACCTTATACAGTACCCTAAACATTGTAATTCCTAGGTGCATGAAACCTTGCCATGCCCTTTAAAAGTTGAATACAAACTTTTGTGTCAAACATGAGGATACATGATACAGTCTGATGTGTTATAGCTGATTTCAGGCAGCCACTGAACTCCACCGAATTTCGGGACATTCTCCGAAGtggctttgtgtgtgaatggaaatGTCTGTGCGAGAACCTCCGGGCTTTCTGCAGAGTTTCTCCGCCAAGTTTCTCCGCCAAATTAGAACAAAGCAGGAGATCCTTTACAAGATTCACtgcgatgtgctgtaaacaaaaacatgtgatctcagcAGCAGAATTAATGTTATCCTGCCTCTgctttctgccccccccccccatgctctcgaggtttctgtgttgttgtgacctTGAGCAGAGGTTCACCCCCgaaggtcatgtctgaaaacagcttatgtCATTATCCTGGATTCATGGCCAATATAACCATCAATACATGGTGCTGTACCTTGTCTGCTTCTTTTTGCAGTCtactgatttagtttttttctccttGTCTAGGTGACACTGGGAGGGGACTGAGAGCCTGGGTTCGAGATGTAATGTCCCCAGATCTGGCCTTCAGCCACATCAAAGTTATTTATCCCACAGCCCCAGCTAGGTAAGTCTTCAGCTGGGCGGGGCAATTGCGTTGCCATTAACCTCAGAAGCTGCAGATAAAACTCCCCCTGATAAGTTGGATAAACCGTGTCATTGACCTGTTACTGATATGTTGACacaaatttatttttcttcaatgcTCTTTGCCATGAATGAGTTGtatttgtttctgtattttctgGAGAAAGCCAAAGTAGTAAGATCACTCCTCTGCTATAGTAAATTGACTATTTCTGTATGTTTGGAACATTCATGGCACAAATCCAATTGGCTTTCAATATCATACAGTGTTGACctgtgcagactggaggaggatcgaaccactgaccttATGGTCtatatctcctgagccacagcctacTGACACAGTTCCTGTCGGTGTATATACCCGTCCAGTTAGCCTGAAATGAAGATGTAGCAATGTGGCTGACATCTGACCTTCCTGTTGATACCATCAGGCCGTACACACCGATGAGAGGGGCTATGTCCACTGTCTGGTTTGACCGTCTCAAGATCTCGCGGGACTGCCCAGAGGACCTTGAGTCCATAGACGACATGTGCAGCACCTTAGGGTCCATCATCGAGGGCGAGGTCAACGCCGGGATACACAAAGACAGGGTGGTCATTGGTATGGATCTAGTTTTGACTTTATGTGTGGTATGAATGTTTGGGTATTTTTTTTACCGATACTGATGCTAATTTAATACTTAAAAAATGGAAGCAGGGCCTACACTGAGCCAGAACCAgtacatttttctttaaaggggacatattcagaaaattccacttttgtagtgcttctacatgttaatgtgggtatctgtcatgtctaccgtccccaaaactctggaaaaaaacaactcccgcgattttttgtggttcctctatgtcagaaacgatacgctagagtgcgttgaatgggattacgactGAATAAACGTCATAATCActccatgcccatgtagggagtctcgctacatagccttggacgagcgagctaacgctagccgggctccaccggcccggttagcttgcggccggtggagcccggctagcgttagctcgctgctgctacccgtcagacatttaagtggccgcataaacaagggacccccgggacacctctaaacgttgacttaacagtgtggaaggatgctgctgctgcgccagctcgggctcccactgctcccactgcggggctgcgctggggagctggggctctcgcaaccaggctcaccgggggtataatatgtcccctttaaactaaaaacacaaaatgacggTCGAAGtttaaaacagcttttttaCTCAACATTTTTGAATTAAATGTAGTCATGTAATCAGGCTGcctgttctccccccccccccccccccagcctgttTAATATGACCTAACAGTAGCGTGGTGCGGTGCAGTCATTTCGCAATAAATGCAAAATATCCACTGAATCAGTGGTGGACAACAATGACTGACTGTACTGCATCTGCACCAGAGAATAGTGAGGATGCCATCTGTCAGCCTTTTActccctcactgtctctgttttctcACACCCCTTCACTCTTACTGGATCCTTTTTCCTCGGTATTCTCCCActtcttttacacacacacacacacacacacacacacacacacgctcaaccGATCTGAGCCTGGCTGTTCCTTACTCCCTCTGTCATGATATAAAATGAAGAATGCTTCTCTCTCATCAGGTTACAGTGTCCTTTCATATGCTGCcaacagagaataaaaaaaggattttcgGTAGGAATTCTAAGGTCCTCAAAAGCTTTTAGTCTCAAATATTCTGCTTATCAAATTCacatataaataacaataaaacgaATCCCCTCGGATCAAGCAGTATTTACATGGCTGATGCAATTCAAGAGTTCCCACAAGAAACAAATAGGAGGCTATtgagtgtttttttaatgtccGCGAGTGATGGCTGCACTTTAAGGGGAAACCAGTGGGAAAAGGGTTAACCTCCCAGCTCAGAAATGTATAACTATTGAGGCACAGCcgttgggggggggtgggtgggtgaaaGACTTGACTCGagacaaagtgaaaaaacacaTGCTCCTGGGAAACTGCTGAAATATTATCTTACTAAATCATAACATTTTGTCATTAACTATAAATACTCAGTGCTGGAAAAATGTTGCAGCGTGTACCCAGAGTCCATTTCCCCAGCTGACGGACTGACAAGCGGCAAAAGTTTCCATGGAAAAGGTTTTTTGAGGAGGCTGGCTGCAGGCTGCAGTgctgttgtgtttcagtgtgcaGAGGTGAGGGaacctcatacacacacacacacacacacacactgcaggccTGCTCAACTCAATATGACAAATGCTGTGCTTCATGTTGATGATGTGGAAataatttttgatttatagttaaACTCTTTTCTTATTGCACGTTGTCTGCTTCAGCACATTAATGGATAgatccctttttattttttgagaaCTTTAATGAAAACGTGAGTTTGACGTACAGTTTGTAAATGTACAATAATTAATGTACGGTTATATCAGTTTGTTGGACCCGtttagtatttattttttactatcTACTATAGAGTTTTTCCAATTTGTTGTAACATGGGCCTTACTTTCATAGTTTTGACCATCATAACTTTAACCtatgatta from Pleuronectes platessa chromosome 10, fPlePla1.1, whole genome shotgun sequence harbors:
- the lyplal1 gene encoding lysophospholipase-like protein 1 isoform X2, whose protein sequence is MAAARRLKTCAVSPAGKHSASVIFLHGSGDTGRGLRAWVRDVMSPDLAFSHIKVIYPTAPARPYTPMRGAMSTVWFDRLKISRDCPEDLESIDDMCSTLGSIIEGEVNAGIHKDRVVIVLEKCCSVYPESISPADGLTSGKSFHGKGFLRRLAAGCSAVVFQCAEDDGYLHTFPDVHSVPRCTQMCEIKDRFMNNC